Genomic window (Senegalia massiliensis):
ATAAAAGACAACGCATTATTATAGTTTTCAATAAGTAAATTGGAATTATATTTTGAGTTCCAAACATCATTTGAACTAGGTGTTGCATTTATTAAATCTAATGTTCTATTAGTTGTTCTATTAATATGAACAGGACTTCCTATATAACCATTTATATTCAATCTATCTTGTAAATCACAACCATAAGATACAGTGAGATTTTTTGTTATATAAAATCTATTAGTATTTTTTTGATACTTCCAAATGACACCATTACCACCCCAATCATACATTTGAACACAATTGTCATAGTTTTGAGTGCTTTCAAAGCCAATATTTCCATCTGGAAACCTGAAATATATTTTGCTTGGGTTAATATTATCACCAATATATATATGTTCTCTTACTACCATATTTTTAGAAGCCTCTATATTTCCTCCAACTTCTAATTCATAATTTCCTTCATGACTTTTCCCTATAGCTAAATTTTCAAAAGGAACTCCTACTTTAATTTTATCTTTCAAGAAACTTAATAAAGCTATTCCTTCAGGTAATTCCATTGTAATTGTTAACCAATTACTAAATTTATCTTTTATCTCTAAGTACACAGAAAATGATTTATCATTAGGATGGTCTCCTATAAACTCATTTAGATCTACATGCTGCCATATTCCATTTTTGTGAGAATTATTTCCTGTAGCACTAGTTGTAGATCCACTCTCTACGCTATACCTAATATATAATTCATTAATGTCATTACCATTAATATTTACTACTGACCTTCTTAATTCAGCATTAATATAGCTTGATTCTTCATAATTATTTAATCTATCAGCACTATAGTTTACAGGCTCTGGTTCATAGTAATTAATTACTTGTATAGTAAAACTTCTACTTGCCTTATTCCCTCTACTATCTATAACAGTTAATACTGCAGTTTGATTGCTAGATTGATCTAAAGGTCCCCAATATATTTTTTTGCCTGTTTCACTTGTCCCACTTGTTGCAATAGAGTATTCATTTCCACCTATACTAAGCTTGTAACTTTTTAAAGTTGCACCTTTTTGAGAGGATGCTGTTCCAGCAGTTACTTCTAAATAAGACTTATTTCTTAATATTAGTTGATCATTATTTAATATAGCCTGTACATTAGTATCTGTATCTTTATAGGTCACTCCATCTATACTAGGGTTTGCATTAACTATAGTAAGTTCTCCATATTCATAAGTAGTACCTTGTACAGTTCCATTACTTCCCCATTTAGATACAATCTTTAGTCTAGTATTTGATTTATTAGATTGAACTCTACCATTGTAAATCTCATTTAATTGAGTACTTGTAAAGTTAAATATACCTTTAGTAGTTACATTACTAATTCTAGCAATCTCTTCCCACCTTTGTTCATCATGCCAAAAATACAAGTATAAATCATGATACATACTTGTAGATTTTCTAGAAATGTTTATAGTTAAATTTCCATCTGTATCAAAATCAGGTTCATTTGAAGTGGATAATCCTACAGTAGTAATTGTTATAGTTCCTGATGTAGTCCACAATCCACTATCTTTACTCCTCACTCTTATTTTAACTGTATATCTAGTTCCTGGTTTTAATCCAGTTATATAAAAATAATTAGATGAATTATGAGTATCCTGCCAACTCCCTCCATTTAAAGAGTAGTCAACATTGTCTATAGTTTTATCTGTTGCATAATTTATTTTAAATTGTGTACCCCTTATATTATTTGCATATAATGAAGTTATCTTTGCATAACGAGGTATAGTAGTTAAATCCATTGTGCCAGATTTACTTGCATTTCCTGTAGCTACACCTGACCATGTGATGCTAACTTCTTGATAAAAAGATATTGCTACATTTTTCTTAGTTCCGTTACTATTATGATAAACTTTCGTTGTACCACTTGCTATGGTTTTAGTTCCACTTCCCCCAATAGTAGTGCTACCGCTTTTTACTGTTGTACCATTTATTTTTATGTTATAGCTTTTACTTGCAGATGAATATACTTGTCTAGGTCTATAAAGTTTTAATGAGTATTCTAATATAGTATAGTTTCCTGATATACTTTGAGATTTTTGAGTTACATATAACTTTACATACGGACTATAACTATTTATACCTGGATTCCATGTTAATGTTGCCAATTATATCACCTCCCAGTCCATACTATATCTAGAGAATTATCTGTTTGTACAAATTTAACAGGAGGAATAAATAATCCCTTCTCTTTTATCATAAGGCCCATAACTTCTGTAATATCTCTATTAAGAGTAAATATTTTTTTATTGTTATAGTATCCTGCAAATTCTTCAGGACTCATAACTGTTTTACCTTTTCCATCTATACTATATACATTTACACCTTTACCATCTATTTTGACATTAAGAGTATAAACTTCTCCATTTGATTGAGTCCAAGACTCACTGCTTTCACCTTTAACAAGCATTAGATCCGTAAGCTCTAAAGGAGATAATTCACTTATCCCAGTAGCTGTAATCTTAAGCTTTAAGTTTGTATTTTCTAAACTATCAAATTGCATAGAAAAATTACCATCGAATAATTCTCCTATATCTTTATTAAATACTTCTACTATTAGTTCATTTGTAGCTATGTCATAAAGTCCTATTAAAATAGTGCCTGCTTCAGTTTGCTTTCTAAGTTTACCACTAAGAGTATAAATATTATTTGAAAACAAACTAACCTCTTGAGTTAATTCTCCTGCATAGATTTGCCATCCATGCTTTGCTATTCCTTCCATTATCCATGTAGATGTTGCTGGAATAATTACAGTATTTTGCATTCTTTCCCAGAAGTTAAATTCACCATATCCTACACTATTTTTAATAAGATTGTTACCTCCACCAACTTGCACTGTATATTTGAATTTATCAAATTCTTGTCTGAATTCAGTATAGTTATTTTCCATTTCCTTTTTATCTTCTAAATAGGATTGCTGTGAAACTTTACTTTGTACTGCATCATCTAATAATTCCAAACTAGCTTTAGTAGTTACTACATTGGTCCTTATCTCTGCTATTTCTTTTTCTTGTTCTGTTTCTAAATATCTTGCTCTATTTGCAATAGTAACTTTATCTTTATTTTTTACATATAAATACTTTGTCTTTTTAACTATTCTTTGCTTTTCTCTAGTATTAGTTTCTTTTTCAACTAGAGTTATAATATCTCCAGGTTCATAGGATAAAATTTCATAGCCTGTATTTCTACTTAAATCTTCTACTTGT
Coding sequences:
- a CDS encoding DUF859 family phage minor structural protein — protein: MATLTWNPGINSYSPYVKLYVTQKSQSISGNYTILEYSLKLYRPRQVYSSASKSYNIKINGTTVKSGSTTIGGSGTKTIASGTTKVYHNSNGTKKNVAISFYQEVSITWSGVATGNASKSGTMDLTTIPRYAKITSLYANNIRGTQFKINYATDKTIDNVDYSLNGGSWQDTHNSSNYFYITGLKPGTRYTVKIRVRSKDSGLWTTSGTITITTVGLSTSNEPDFDTDGNLTINISRKSTSMYHDLYLYFWHDEQRWEEIARISNVTTKGIFNFTSTQLNEIYNGRVQSNKSNTRLKIVSKWGSNGTVQGTTYEYGELTIVNANPSIDGVTYKDTDTNVQAILNNDQLILRNKSYLEVTAGTASSQKGATLKSYKLSIGGNEYSIATSGTSETGKKIYWGPLDQSSNQTAVLTVIDSRGNKASRSFTIQVINYYEPEPVNYSADRLNNYEESSYINAELRRSVVNINGNDINELYIRYSVESGSTTSATGNNSHKNGIWQHVDLNEFIGDHPNDKSFSVYLEIKDKFSNWLTITMELPEGIALLSFLKDKIKVGVPFENLAIGKSHEGNYELEVGGNIEASKNMVVREHIYIGDNINPSKIYFRFPDGNIGFESTQNYDNCVQMYDWGGNGVIWKYQKNTNRFYITKNLTVSYGCDLQDRLNINGYIGSPVHINRTTNRTLDLINATPSSNDVWNSKYNSNLLIENYNNALSFIVGGTSNDRIAMIQVGHSAEHYAQHLGELRLNPLGGRVKCGDDVYVTGNMSAQSITDRTPFFIGDALSEIVNIKSDQKGSLDHNTLPDFVRKRIKIKKSEVTGEIAPRINFTRFEELGIKISEEDLGNEVVEEEARDIGGMISLLTVAIQQLNNITKQQQKEINRLMEVI
- a CDS encoding phage tail protein — protein: MLKIFDKNKNYIRGIEGPDNTRIDQEVNITDTLLFQIPLSLGEIIEEEGYIKTREGNFVIKEKNKKSKGYEVVGKYDLEELIEYVENKAYITMTIKDMIDDLLQGMGWTVISSMTIKRTVTGTNTTKLALIKKAVDKFKAEIKFDNVNKRIYIEEKLGTDKGVYFHDEINLKDLSVTSDTYDFATRLIPKGKNDLGIEGINDGIPYVENHEYSDKVITLYWKDERYIDVYNLRYDAQKKLDEWAKPLRSYEAQVEDLSRNTGYEILSYEPGDIITLVEKETNTREKQRIVKKTKYLYVKNKDKVTIANRARYLETEQEKEIAEIRTNVVTTKASLELLDDAVQSKVSQQSYLEDKKEMENNYTEFRQEFDKFKYTVQVGGGNNLIKNSVGYGEFNFWERMQNTVIIPATSTWIMEGIAKHGWQIYAGELTQEVSLFSNNIYTLSGKLRKQTEAGTILIGLYDIATNELIVEVFNKDIGELFDGNFSMQFDSLENTNLKLKITATGISELSPLELTDLMLVKGESSESWTQSNGEVYTLNVKIDGKGVNVYSIDGKGKTVMSPEEFAGYYNNKKIFTLNRDITEVMGLMIKEKGLFIPPVKFVQTDNSLDIVWTGR